From the Brassica napus cultivar Da-Ae chromosome A8, Da-Ae, whole genome shotgun sequence genome, one window contains:
- the LOC106389873 gene encoding galactan beta-1,4-galactosyltransferase GALS3: protein MVKDKEQHPIKEKKLLVSLIWNFSTELKLISMALLVIFTLATLLPFIPSSFSLSASDFRFCISRFSSAAPVNTTTTTEVLPEKKTATELERVLDNGVIKRTFTGYGSASYNFVSMSAYRGGVNTFAVIGLSSKPLHVYGHPSYRCEWVPLDPTQDPVSTPGFKLLTDWGYGRIYTTVVVNCTFPSTAAVGGNLILHATTGDPDRNLTDSIPVLTEPPNSVDLTLYTSPKKKYDYLYCGSSLYGNLSPQRVREWITYHVRFFGERSHFVLHDAGGIHDEVFEVLRPWIELGRVTVHDIREQERFDGYYHNQFMVVNDCLHRYRFAAKWMFFFDVDEFIYVPEKETIKSVMESLEEYSQFTIEQMPMSSKICYSGDGPARTYRNWGFEKMAYRDVKKVPRRDRKYAVQPSNVFATGVHMSQNLQGKTYHKAESKIRYFHYHGSISQRREPCRHLFNDSRVVFENNPYVLDTTIRDVGLAVKTFEMRTIGNRLLRTRQ, encoded by the exons ATGGTCAAAGACAAAGAACAACACCCTATTAAGGAGAAGAAGCTCCTCGTCAGCCTCATATGGAACTTCTCCACCGAGCTCAAGCTCATCTCCATGGCGTTACTCGTTATATTCACTCTAGCCACTCTCTTACCTTTCATACCTTCTTCATTCTCACTCTCCGCCTCCGACTTCCGCTTCTGCATCTCACGCTTCTCCTCCGCCGCCCCCGTTAACACCACAACCACAACTGAAGTCTTACCCGAGAAGAAGACGGCGACGGAGCTAGAAAGAGTTTTAGATAACGGCGTTATCAAACGGACGTTCACCGGCTACGGCTCCGCGTCTTACAACTTCGTCTCGATGAGCGCTTACAGAGGCGGCGTCAACACTTTCGCCGTTATCGGCTTATCATCAAAACCCCTCCACGTGTACGGCCACCCTTCCTACCGCTGCGAGTGGGTCCCTCTCGACCCTACTCAGGACCCGGTTTCAACACCCGGGTTTAAATTATTAACCGACTGGGGATACGGACGGATCTACACAACCGTCGTCGTCAACTGCACGTTCCCATCAACCGCCGCCGTCGGCGGAAACCTCATCCTCCACGCCACCACCGGAGACCCCGACCGGAACCTCACCGACTCCATCCCCGTCCTAACGGAACCACCAAACTCCGTCGACTTGACCCTCTACACCTCCCCAAAGAAGAAGTACGACTATTTATACTGCGGCTCGTCTCTCTACGGGAACCTAAGCCCGCAGCGAGTCAGAGAATGGATCACTTACCACGTGAGGTTCTTCGGAGAACGGTCGCACTTCGTGCTCCACGACGCCGGAGGCATCCACGACGAAGTGTTCGAGGTTCTGAGGCCGTGGATCGAGCTAGGGAGAGTGACCGTGCATGATATAAGGGAGCAAGAGCGGTTCGACGGGTATTATCATAATCAGTTCATGGTTGTGAATGATTGCTTGCATAGGTATAGGTTCGCGGCGAAGTGGATGTTCTTCTTTGATGTTGACGAGTTTATATATGTTCCGGAGAAGGAGACGATTAAGTCGGTTATGGAATCTTTGGAGGAATATTCTCAGTTTACTATTGAGCAGATGCCGATGAGTAGTAAGATTTGTTACTCCGGCGATGGTCCGGCGAGAACTTACAG GAACTGGGGATTTGAGAAAATGGCGTATAGAGACGTCAAGAAGGTTCCAAGACGTGATCGCAAATACGCGGTCCAACCGAGTAATGTATTTGCAACGGGTGTCCACATGTCTCAGAACTTGCAAGGGAAGACATACCACAAGGCTGAGAGCAAGATCCGTTACTTCCACTACCACGGCTCCATCTCTCAGCGCCGTGAGCCTTGCCGTCACCTTTTCAACGACTCTCGAGTTGTTTTCGAGAACAATCCTTATGTGTTGGACACTACGATCCGCGATGTTGGCCTCGCTGTGAAAACTTTCGAGATGAGAACGATCGGTAACCGGTTGCTTAGGACACGGCAATga
- the LOC111215044 gene encoding uncharacterized protein LOC111215044: MPLSATMVGALLGLGTQMYSNALRKLPYMRHPWEHVVGMGLGAVFANQLVKWDVKLKEDLEVMLDKARAANERRYFDEDRD, from the exons ATGCCTCTGAGTGCGACGATGGTGGGAGCTTTGCTGGGTCTGGGTACCCAGATGTACTCCAACGCTCTCCGCAAGCTCCCTTACATGCGCC ATCCGTGGGAGCATGTGGTGGGTATGGGACTAGGTGCTGTGTTCGCGAACCAGCTCGTGAAATGGGATGTTAAGCTTAAGGAAGATCTCGAGGTCATGCTCGATAAAGCCAGAGCTGCCAATGAGCGCCGTTACTTTG ATGAAGATCGAGATTAG
- the LOC106384698 gene encoding uncharacterized protein LOC106384698 — MATDVLSFRDDSSQEDWHDFEVLGRGDEPKILIKKTSMHSDSERQISVDPKSLLSRNGSLDMISSRPKDIDDVALSQPLDHQDKTKFMSCSLPNSVAMSPRHSTSHNWKDRTTEQVLDLMLVQDAAAAFRRSKSCGEGCACQPPLDVDMMVHKSRNGHHHHHDFSSSNAKTLSQKSSGNNSFFSKTDSNKSNINTANAKSINTLEDRFKCSALCLYLPGFSKGKPIRSSRKGDSSYTRTTTMTSTQSMARTVSIRDTTVLSARASLERFECGSWTSSAMIYEDSADLGGHFFDLPSELIKGGPGGNDQDDPVSAAFLFDKGPNLEKEIKGVLKTSGSKSRRSMESPRHVRFSTSSPVSYPTSPTHAITPRLLQATGGFSGFMEAQTV, encoded by the coding sequence atggcgACAGATGTTCTCAGCTTCAGGGACGATAGTAGTCAGGAGGATTGGCATGACTTTGAGGTTCTAGGCCGTGGGGACGAGCCCAAGATTCTGATCAAGAAGACAAGTATGCACTCCGACTCCGAGAGACAAATCTCTGTTGATCCTAAATCTCTATTGTCAAGGAACGGGAGCTTGGACATGATATCCTCAAGGCCTAAAGACATCGACGACGTGGCATTGTCTCAGCCGTTGGATCATCAAGATAAGACTAAGTTCATGAGTTGCAGCCTCCCAAACTCAGTAGCCATGTCACCTAGACATAGCACTAGTCATAACTGGAAGGACAGGACCACGGAACAAGTTCTTGACCTAATGCTCGTCCAAGATGCAGCCGCTGCGTTTCGAAGAAGCAAATCTTGCGGTGAAGGATGTGCTTGCCAGCCACCGCTCGATGTCGACATGATGGTGCACAAATCAAGAAATggacatcatcatcaccatgaCTTCTCTTCCTCCAACGCCAAGACTCTCTCTCAGAAGAGTAGCGGAAACAACTCTTTCTTCTCAAAAACAGATTCTAACAAAAGCAATATCAATACCGCTAACGCGAAAAGCATCAACACGTTGGAAGACAGGTTCAAATGCAGCGCTTTGTGTCTCTACCTACCAGGTTTTAGCAAAGGTAAACCCATCAGATCATCTCGTAAAGGTGACTCCTCGTACACTAGAACCACCACGATGACTTCTACTCAATCCATGGCAAGAACCGTTTCCATTAGAGACACTACGGTGCTGTCCGCTCGAGCCTCACTAGAGCGGTTCGAGTGCGGTTCATGGACGTCTTCGGCTATGATTTACGAGGACAGTGCTGATCTCGGTGGACATTTTTTTGACTTGCCTTCTGAACTAATTAAAGGTGGTCCAGGCGGTAATGATCAAGATGATCCTGTTTCTGCGGCTTTCTTGTTCGACAAGGGACCTAATTTAGAGAAAGAGATCAAAGGGGTTTTGAAGACTTCTGGTTCGAAATCAAGAAGATCTATGGAGTCGCCACGACACGTTAGGTTCTCGACCTCGTCGCCGGTTTCTTATCCGACGTCTCCGACACATGCAATCACGCCACGGTTGCTACAAGCCACCGGGGGTTTTAGTGGTTTCATGGAAGCTCAAACCGTATGA
- the LOC106389871 gene encoding protein PLASTID TRANSCRIPTIONALLY ACTIVE 14 — MASPVSLHYLINTFISKPQGFCSGTVSAPRPRSSFVRERQTSTVKPIKVASLETQPFPLFQSPASEESSLSELEPADPDFYKIGYVRRVRAYGVEFKEGPDGFGVYASKDIEPRRRARVIMEIPHELMITIRQKHPWMFFPDIVPIGHPIFDIINSTDPEKDWDLRLACLLLFSFDREDHFWRLYGDFLPAADECSSFLLATEEDLAELQDPDLVSTIRQQQKRVLEFWEKNWHSDVPLKIKRLAEDAERFIWAVSIAQTRCISMKTRVGALVQDLNMMIPYADMLNHSFEPNCFLHWRPKDRILEVMSNAGQAIKKGEEMTINYMPGQNNNMLMERYGFSTPVNPWDALPFSGDSRIHLNSFLSVFNIFGLPEDYYHDSELSGDDSFVDGAVIAAARTLPTWSDIDLPPIPSAERKAVKELQDECKKMLAEYPTTSEQDQKLLDSMLEARTTFATAVKYRMHRKMFIGKIIKALDIYQERLLF, encoded by the exons ATGGCTTCTCCCGTCTCTCTTCACTACCTGATCAACACCTTCATCTCCAAACCTCAG GGTTTCTGCAGCGGAACTGTGTCAGCACCAAGACCCAGAAGCAGTTTCGTAAGAGAGAGACAAACCAGTACAGTAAAACCCATCAAAGTTGCTTCTCTCGAGACACAACCTTTCCCTCTGTTTCAGTCCCCTGCTTCCGAAGAATCCTCCTTGTCCGAG CTGGAGCCAGCGGATCCGGATTTCTACAAAATTGGATATGTTAGAAGAGTGAGAGCTTATGGAGTTGAGTTTAAGGAAGGCCCTGATGGTTTTGGTGTCTACGCTTCTAAAGACATTGAACCTCGCCGTCGTGCTAGA GTGATAATGGAGATTCCTCATGAATTGATGATAACAATCCGACAGAAGCACCCTTGGATGTTTTTCCCTGACATTGTTCCTATTGGTCATCCCATTTTCGATATCATCAACTCAACTGATCCTGAG AAAGATTGGGATCTCAGGTTAGCGTGTCTTTTGCTATTCTCTTTTGATCGAGAAGATCATTTCTGGAGACTCTATGGAGATTTTCTGCCGGCTGCTGATGAGTGTAGCAGCTTTCTTCTAGCTACTGAG GAAGACCTTGCGGAGCTACAAGATCCTGATCTTGTTTCAACTATTAGACAACAACAGAAACGAGTCCTTGAGTTTTGGGAAAAGAATTGG CATTCAGATGTTCCTCTCAAGATCAAAAGGCTTGCTGAAGATGCAGAAAGGTTTATATGGGCGGTTAGTATCGCGCAGACAAGATGCATTAGTATGAAAACTAGGGTCGGTGCGTTGGTTCAAGACTTGAACATGATGATTCCTTATGCTG ATATGCTAAACCATTCCTTTGAACCGAACTGTTTCCTACATTGGCGTCCCAAAGACCGTATCCTTGAGGTCATGTCAAATGCTGGTCAGGCAATTAAGAAAGGCGAAGAG ATGACCATTAACTACATGCCTGGTCAGAATAACAACATGCTTATGGAAAGATACGGGTTCTCAACTCCTGTG AATCCATGGGATGCTCTACCGTTTTCTGGAGATTCTCGTATCCATTTGAATTCCTTTTTATCGGTCTTCAACATTTTTGGTCTTCCCGAAGATTATTACCATGATA GTGAGTTATCAGGTGATGATTCTTTTGTTGATGGAGCAGTTATAGCTGCAGCAAGAACACTGCCCACTTGGTCAGACATAGATCTTCCTCCAATTCCAAGTGCTGAGAGAAAAGCGGTTAAAGAGTTGCAAGATGAATGTAAAAAGATGCTTGCGGAATATCCCACAACCTCAGAGCAAGATCAGAAACTGCTAG ATTCAATGTTGGAAGCAAGGACGACGTTTGCAACAGCTGTTAAGTATAGAATGCACAGGAAGATGTTCATTGGAAAGATCATCAAGGCACTTGACATCTATCAAGAACGGTTACTGTTTTGA